A DNA window from Niabella yanshanensis contains the following coding sequences:
- a CDS encoding chaperone modulator CbpM, whose amino-acid sequence MTNENNILIEECCKHYRIETSFVKTLNEYGLVELSYTNESYFIHSDQLSLLEKYMHLHYDLDINMEGIEAISHLLEKIERLQLELRVLKG is encoded by the coding sequence ATGACCAACGAAAACAATATTTTAATAGAGGAGTGCTGCAAACATTACCGCATTGAAACCTCATTCGTGAAGACCTTAAATGAATACGGGCTGGTTGAACTGAGTTATACCAACGAGTCTTATTTTATCCATAGCGACCAGCTTTCACTGCTTGAAAAATATATGCACCTGCATTACGACCTCGATATAAATATGGAAGGAATAGAAGCCATTAGTCACTTGTTGGAAAAGATAGAGCGGCTTCAATTGGAGTTAAGAGTATTAAAAGGTTAG